In a genomic window of Fusarium verticillioides 7600 chromosome 11, whole genome shotgun sequence:
- a CDS encoding lysophospholipase, which translates to MLGFVALSLWLSAAIAAPEDTALIPRVNSVEIRALPNSPSGGYAPKVVDCPSTRPKVRLADELSSEEESWVRKRRNNTIDDLKTFLSRANISGFDAESFVEKHKNNATGLPNIAIAASGGGYRALMNGAGFLSAADSRNNKTGPISGLLQSATYLAGLSGGGWLVGSIFANNFSTVPDLQSGDKVWRFDRSIFKGPKSSGISLLNTAEYWDEMKDAVDDKDKGWNTTLTDWWGRALSYQLVNAPEGGPSYTFSSIADTSNFKDADTPFPILVADGRAPGERVISLNATVYEFNPYEFGTWDPTTFGFVPTEYLASNFTNGTINSKGECVRGFDQIGFVMGTSSSLFNQFLLQNITKVGKENDIPDIVVKAIEGVLVGLDQDDEDIADYTPNPFFGWNPTDKSVNSKDRQLTLVDGGEDLQNIPLHPLIQPVRGVDIIFAIDSSADTDNNWPNGTALRATYDRVGSTIGNGTQFPSVPSAETFINEKLNQRPTLFGCDANNFTLSDGEVPPPLIFYIPNAPYTYHSNVSTFDMSYTTTERDNIIHNALNGATQGNATIDKEWPTCVVCAVMSRSWWKANETVPDACKTCFDRYCWDGKTNDTAVKSYEPEYIIGGNATAEAADNAAGDRLGPSWFVSAGVGAAALFALM; encoded by the coding sequence ATGCTTGGCTTCGTGGCCCTCTCGCTCTGGCTCAGCGCAGCAATCGCTGCTCCGGAAGACACGGCTTTGATCCCTAGGGTCAATTCAGTCGAGATCCGAGCCCTACCAAATTCTCCGAGTGGTGGATATGCCCCGAAAGTAGTCGACTGCCCTTCAACGCGCCCAAAAGTTCGTCTTGCCGATGAACTATCCAGTGAAGAAGAATCATGGGTTCGAAAACGCAGAAACAACACCATCGATGACCTCAAGACTTTCTTGTCGCGAGCAAATATTTCTGGCTTTGATGCCGAGAGCTTCGTTgagaagcacaagaacaATGCGACTGGTCTAcccaacatcgccatcgccgcGTCGGGCGGTGGTTATCGCGCTTTGATGAACGGTGCAGGATTCCTCTCAGCTGCTGATTCACGTAACAACAAGACCGGCCCCATCAGCGGTCTTCTCCAGTCTGCAACGTATCTAGCTGGTCTTTCTGGCGGTGGCTGGCTCGTGGGCTCCATCTTCGCCAACAACTTCTCCACAGTACCAGATTTGCAGTCCGGCGACAAAGTCTGGCGTTTTGACCgctccatcttcaagggtcCCAAGAGCTCGGGtatcagccttctcaacactGCCGAGTactgggatgagatgaaggatgCCGTGgacgacaaggacaagggcTGGAATACTACGCTCACTGATTGGTGGGGTCGCGCATTGTCGTATCAGCTCGTCAATGCGCCTGAGGGTGGACCTTCGTACACTTTCTCTTCCATTGCCGATACTTCCAACTTCAAGGACGCAGACACGCCGTTCCCCATCCTCGTTGCTGATGGTCGTGCCCCGGGCGAGCGCGTCATCTCCTTGAACGCCACTGTATACGAGTTCAACCCATACGAGTTTGGTACATGGGACCCTACAACTTTTGGCTTTGTACCTACCGAGTATCTCGCCTCCAATTTCACCAACGGAACAATCAACTCCAAGGGCGAATGCGTTCGCGGCTTTGATCAGATCGGCTTTGTTATGGGaacatcctcttcactgTTCAACCAGTTCCTTCTCCAGAACATCACCAAGGTCGGCAAAGAGAACGACATTCCAGACATCGTTGTAAAAGCCATTGAAGGCGTCTTGGTCGGCTTGGAtcaggatgatgaggatatcgCTGATTATACGCCTAACCCCTTCTTCGGATGGAACCCTACCGACAAGAGCGTTAATTCCAAGGACCGCCAGTTGACTCTCGTAGATGGTGGAGAGGATCTGCAGAACATCCCTCTTCACCCGTTGATCCAGCCCGTTCGTGGCGTCGACATCATTTTTGCCATTGATTCGTCTGCTGATACGGATAACAACTGGCCCAACGGTACTGCTCTCCGTGCTACATACGACCGTGTTGGTTCCACCATTGGCAACGGTACTCAATTCCCCTCGGTCCCATCAGCCGAGACCTTCATCAACGAGAAGTTGAACCAGCGTCCTACGCTCTTCGGCTGCGACGCCAACAACTTCACTCTTTCAGACGGCGAAGTTCCACCTCCGCTGATCTTCTACATCCCCAACGCTCCATATACATACCACAGCAACGTCTCCACCTTCGACATGTCATATACCACTACAGAGCGCGATAACATCATTCACAATGCTCTCAACGGAGCTACTCAGGGCAACGCTACCATTGACAAGGAGTGGCCTACTTGCGTGGTGTGTGCTGTTATGAGCAGAAGCTGGTGGAAGGCGAATGAGACTGTGCCTGATGCTTGCAAGACCTGCTTTGATAGGTACTGCTGGGATGGAAAGACGAATGACACTGCTGTCAAGAGCTATGAGCCTGAGTATATCATTGGAGGAAATGCGACGGCGGAGGCGGCTGACAATGCAGCTGGAGACAGGCTTGGTCCAAGCTGGTTTGTCTCGGCTGGTGTCGGGGCTGCTGCTTTGTTTGCTCTCATGTGA